One genomic region from Reichenbachiella ulvae encodes:
- a CDS encoding tetratricopeptide repeat protein: protein MLQTLLLASFLQVQVAQDSVPLIDSNQVFESVYQLNEEGEYQESLDLLQSIPSSDSNYVASQAEVLSCLIQLDLDSAYQFGDSLMSARTDLTSLFYIRLGNAYLNNESLEKALEVYGKGRQFYPYDHSLIYNTGFGLYRQGKYEEAIGKFQEVLTLNPYYSSAHQVMGNILSQSNQRTKAVMSFLIYLAINPDQNWALVRINDLVSDAYREENNLSLSIDNELFQYYDDLMKSKAALDDRYQSKVDFEVPVAQQCELLINSLKYVSRTDDFWMNFYVPFLEKIAKEELTDAYVYFMLSSANKDEIDQWLEKHQKEKDAWIEIANEKLDANRKVNVRTVQDSTAQYSHWYYSDKSLQAIGNEDQEGNNVGPFEFYHPNGRLQAKGWYHKPGYKSGDWFYYYDDGQLKKEEHYNIDGELVGEVVNYSEEGDVVSKGSYEKGDIVDFWRWYHPCGALSEKYPYVDGVGTGQGEVYYETGELKVKYQVADGDLNGPYIRYYKNGQIDQEFIYSADVVEGAYKRYYPDGSTYEIGQYKTDEMNGPWEIYFDNGQLSARGAYKEGLKVGQWLYYYRNGELLKEQQYDEEGALDGQEAWYDIDGKLHSKRRFEKDALVEYAFYGKDGSLIYEASDPEGNMPYETYYASGKLLGKGRLTQGEINGPYTEYFPNGVIEEQGNMLDGKWHGAYQEFDENGNKVTDGYFEEGQLNGYYRNYYPNGNVKQEGWVKDGNIQQYWREFYSDGTIKALTAYEGGVELNGESKYYGPQGKLYSKDIYKDGTLIGFVKYDSLGKEVQTETIPRSGKAYKELRASGSVFKKSEKKCGIDVNEITYYNNSGRKSSEYSMEGSLLQKYTHYDYKGQVDVEGTYLDDERHGDWKYYYDNGQLESVDSYLNGNRQGKGVSYYRSGQVHVESEYYADDLVGARKYYGPSGALQLVKYYNVESEPYAYQYLTDQNTLCDSIFLDPQKDEEIKAFYADGQVSVVQQYKKGIYHGASQHYYENGQLYAVYRYEEGRSEGLTEKFWPSGKKMLEVPYHEDYKNGTEKMYHENGRLKEEVNWVNGNKQGWHKVYDGQGKLVYKTYYWNDVEY from the coding sequence ATGTTGCAAACTTTATTACTGGCTTCCTTTCTACAAGTTCAAGTAGCTCAGGATAGTGTTCCTCTAATCGATTCTAATCAAGTTTTTGAATCTGTTTATCAGCTCAATGAAGAAGGAGAATATCAAGAATCTCTGGATCTTCTTCAGTCTATCCCATCTTCAGATAGCAACTATGTGGCCTCACAGGCCGAAGTATTGAGTTGCCTCATTCAACTGGATCTGGATAGCGCTTATCAATTTGGAGATAGTCTAATGTCTGCTCGGACAGACCTGACTAGTCTTTTTTATATCCGATTAGGCAATGCTTACCTGAACAATGAATCTCTTGAGAAGGCATTAGAGGTGTATGGAAAGGGGCGGCAATTCTACCCTTATGATCATTCTTTGATTTACAATACAGGTTTTGGTCTATATCGTCAAGGGAAATATGAGGAAGCCATTGGCAAATTTCAAGAAGTTTTGACATTGAATCCCTACTATTCAAGTGCCCATCAGGTTATGGGTAATATTCTATCTCAAAGCAACCAAAGAACAAAGGCCGTTATGAGTTTTTTGATCTATTTGGCGATCAACCCTGATCAGAATTGGGCATTGGTCAGGATCAATGATTTGGTGAGCGATGCGTATAGAGAAGAAAATAACCTTAGTTTATCCATCGATAATGAGCTTTTTCAATACTATGATGACTTGATGAAATCCAAGGCTGCTTTGGATGATCGTTATCAATCAAAGGTGGATTTTGAAGTTCCTGTGGCGCAGCAGTGTGAACTGCTTATCAATTCGCTGAAATATGTGTCAAGAACGGATGATTTTTGGATGAATTTCTACGTCCCCTTCCTTGAAAAAATAGCCAAGGAGGAGTTGACGGATGCTTATGTCTACTTCATGTTATCCTCTGCCAACAAAGATGAGATCGATCAATGGCTGGAAAAACATCAGAAAGAAAAAGATGCCTGGATCGAAATCGCTAACGAAAAACTGGATGCCAATCGAAAAGTTAATGTCCGTACAGTTCAGGACAGCACGGCTCAATATTCTCATTGGTATTACTCGGACAAGAGTCTTCAGGCTATCGGTAATGAGGATCAGGAAGGAAACAATGTGGGGCCTTTTGAGTTTTATCATCCCAATGGAAGGCTACAAGCCAAAGGTTGGTATCATAAACCCGGGTATAAATCTGGGGATTGGTTCTACTACTATGATGACGGACAGCTGAAGAAAGAGGAGCATTACAATATCGATGGTGAGTTAGTAGGAGAAGTAGTGAATTATTCGGAAGAAGGTGATGTAGTCTCAAAAGGAAGTTATGAGAAGGGGGATATCGTAGATTTCTGGAGATGGTACCATCCATGTGGTGCTTTGAGTGAAAAATATCCTTATGTGGATGGAGTCGGTACAGGTCAAGGTGAAGTCTATTACGAAACAGGAGAGCTAAAAGTCAAGTATCAGGTGGCAGATGGTGACTTGAATGGTCCATATATCAGGTATTACAAGAATGGTCAAATTGATCAAGAGTTCATCTATTCAGCAGATGTTGTAGAGGGAGCGTACAAGCGTTATTATCCGGATGGTAGTACCTATGAGATCGGACAATACAAAACAGATGAAATGAATGGTCCCTGGGAAATCTATTTTGATAATGGGCAGTTAAGTGCAAGGGGTGCCTACAAAGAGGGGCTGAAAGTAGGGCAATGGCTTTACTACTACAGAAATGGTGAGCTGTTGAAAGAGCAGCAGTACGATGAGGAAGGGGCGCTAGATGGACAAGAAGCCTGGTACGATATCGATGGCAAGCTGCATAGCAAAAGAAGGTTCGAAAAGGATGCGTTGGTTGAGTACGCTTTTTATGGAAAGGATGGTAGCCTTATTTATGAAGCCAGCGATCCAGAAGGAAATATGCCCTATGAAACCTATTATGCATCTGGAAAACTACTTGGAAAGGGGCGGTTGACACAAGGAGAGATCAATGGACCTTATACAGAATATTTTCCTAATGGTGTGATTGAGGAACAGGGTAACATGCTAGATGGCAAATGGCATGGAGCCTATCAGGAATTTGATGAGAATGGCAATAAGGTTACTGATGGATATTTTGAAGAAGGACAACTGAATGGATATTATCGAAACTACTACCCAAATGGAAATGTGAAGCAAGAAGGTTGGGTGAAAGATGGAAACATTCAGCAGTATTGGAGAGAGTTTTATTCAGACGGTACGATCAAGGCTCTGACTGCCTACGAAGGAGGAGTGGAATTGAATGGTGAATCCAAATATTACGGTCCACAGGGCAAGCTTTATTCCAAGGATATATATAAAGACGGTACACTCATAGGTTTTGTTAAATATGATAGCCTGGGAAAGGAAGTTCAAACTGAGACGATTCCAAGGTCAGGTAAAGCCTACAAAGAACTGCGAGCTTCGGGTAGTGTGTTTAAAAAGTCTGAAAAGAAGTGCGGGATAGATGTAAACGAAATCACCTACTATAATAATTCGGGTCGAAAATCTTCTGAATACAGCATGGAAGGAAGCCTACTCCAAAAATATACGCACTATGATTACAAAGGGCAGGTGGATGTAGAAGGCACTTATCTAGACGATGAACGACACGGTGATTGGAAATACTACTATGATAATGGTCAGCTCGAATCTGTGGATTCTTATCTCAATGGGAACAGACAGGGCAAAGGAGTGTCTTACTACCGATCAGGACAAGTTCATGTTGAAAGTGAGTATTATGCTGATGATTTGGTTGGGGCTAGAAAGTACTATGGGCCAAGCGGTGCATTGCAATTGGTTAAATATTACAATGTGGAATCTGAGCCTTATGCCTACCAGTATTTGACTGATCAAAATACGCTATGTGATTCTATATTTTTGGATCCTCAGAAAGATGAGGAAATAAAGGCCTTTTATGCCGATGGCCAGGTTTCTGTTGTGCAGCAATACAAAAAAGGTATTTATCACGGGGCTTCACAGCACTATTATGAGAACGGTCAATTGTATGCAGTTTATCGCTATGAAGAAGGACGTTCAGAAGGTTTAACTGAGAAATTTTGGCCATCTGGTAAGAAAATGCTCGAGGTTCCATATCATGAAGATTACAAAAATGGAACAGAAAAGATGTACCATGAGAATGGGCGTTTGAAAGAGGAGGTAAATTGGGTCAACGGAAACAAGCAAGGTTGGCATAAAGTGTATGATGGTCAGGGCAAGTTGGTTTATAAAACCTACTATTGGAATGATGTGGAGTATTAG
- a CDS encoding DEAD/DEAH box helicase — translation MNTFKELGLDDQILKALDEQGITKPTDIQREAIPFLLSSLKDFIGLAQTGTGKTAAFGLPLIELIDDEANMCQGVVLSPTRELAQQIAEGLKSFAKYNKKIKIECVYGGAPITTQIKKLKAKPQIVVATPGRLVDLINRKVMDIKQLRYLVLDEADEMLNMGFKEELNLILASTPEDKSTWLFSATMPKDIRHIVKEYMHEPHEISVKSGVEVNTNISHQYMLVKLSDKMEAMKRLLNTEPDLFGVMFCRTKIDTQNIADELGRAGYKAEAIHGDLSQSQRDLVMRKFKDRAVNLLVATDVAARGIDVNDVTHVIHHRLPDELEFYTHRSGRTARAGKKGLSIALVTKGEKRRLEQIQKVLGINFERKLVPSGDEILNGRIDTWMQSILDQDMGQGLPNEIRAKVQEGLESLSKEELIDKLLKKEIDNMGAVDTRDLNVNSMSRSEDGPGAGSRNRRSGFTNMAINIGKIDAVSKGDLKSIILEVSGMDNADLGTIDMQKKRTVFELKESVARKLPDMFKGYQFDDRDIKVEEAGQISKPEGDRGRPAKKRFGGGGGGGGKRRDRDRRKRR, via the coding sequence TTGAATACATTCAAAGAATTAGGTCTCGACGATCAGATCCTCAAGGCACTAGATGAACAGGGGATCACGAAACCTACTGATATCCAGAGAGAAGCCATACCTTTTTTGCTTTCCTCTCTGAAAGATTTTATAGGACTAGCCCAAACTGGCACAGGTAAAACTGCAGCTTTTGGCTTGCCTTTGATAGAGTTAATAGACGATGAAGCTAACATGTGCCAGGGGGTTGTATTGTCTCCAACCCGTGAGTTAGCGCAGCAGATTGCCGAAGGATTGAAGTCTTTCGCGAAATACAATAAGAAGATTAAGATTGAGTGCGTGTATGGTGGAGCTCCTATCACTACACAAATCAAGAAATTGAAAGCCAAACCACAAATTGTGGTTGCTACTCCTGGTCGATTGGTAGATTTGATCAATCGTAAGGTGATGGATATCAAGCAGCTTCGCTATCTCGTTCTGGATGAGGCAGACGAAATGTTGAATATGGGCTTTAAAGAGGAGCTTAATTTGATTCTGGCTTCAACTCCAGAAGACAAGTCAACCTGGCTCTTTTCTGCGACCATGCCGAAGGATATTCGTCATATAGTAAAGGAATACATGCATGAGCCGCATGAGATCTCAGTGAAAAGTGGGGTAGAGGTGAATACCAATATTTCGCATCAGTACATGTTGGTGAAGTTGTCTGACAAGATGGAAGCCATGAAAAGGCTGCTCAATACCGAGCCGGATCTTTTTGGGGTGATGTTTTGTAGAACCAAAATAGATACTCAAAACATTGCAGATGAGTTGGGCCGAGCAGGATATAAGGCTGAGGCGATCCATGGTGATCTGAGCCAGAGTCAACGTGACCTGGTTATGCGCAAGTTCAAGGATCGAGCGGTCAACCTGTTGGTAGCGACTGATGTGGCTGCAAGAGGAATAGACGTCAATGATGTGACGCACGTGATCCACCACAGATTACCTGACGAATTGGAATTCTATACTCACAGAAGTGGTAGAACTGCCAGAGCGGGTAAAAAGGGACTTTCTATTGCGCTGGTAACCAAAGGCGAAAAAAGAAGGTTGGAACAAATTCAAAAGGTGCTTGGTATCAATTTCGAGAGAAAGTTGGTTCCATCTGGTGATGAGATACTGAATGGACGTATTGATACCTGGATGCAGTCTATATTGGACCAGGATATGGGTCAAGGCTTACCTAATGAGATCAGAGCTAAAGTTCAAGAAGGTCTTGAATCTCTAAGCAAGGAAGAATTGATCGATAAGCTTCTGAAAAAGGAAATAGATAACATGGGGGCTGTAGACACTCGTGACCTCAATGTGAATAGTATGTCCAGATCCGAAGATGGTCCTGGAGCGGGTTCTAGAAACAGAAGAAGTGGATTTACCAATATGGCGATCAATATCGGTAAGATCGATGCGGTCTCTAAGGGTGATCTCAAAAGCATCATTCTCGAGGTGAGCGGAATGGATAATGCTGACCTGGGAACGATCGATATGCAGAAGAAACGCACGGTATTCGAACTGAAAGAAAGTGTGGCTAGAAAACTTCCCGATATGTTCAAAGGCTATCAATTCGATGATAGAGATATCAAAGTAGAGGAAGCAGGTCAAATAAGTAAACCTGAAGGAGACAGAGGTCGTCCAGCTAAAAAACGCTTTGGCGGTGGAGGCGGAGGAGGCGGAAAGCGCCGAGATCGCGATAGAAGGAAACGAAGATAA
- a CDS encoding alpha/beta fold hydrolase, which produces MPYLDINNTRVYYEEYGIGPDTLLFCHGIFLSSMVFKAQMDYFKARYRCIVLDLRGQGQSDAVEEAFELEQLVLDVAEFIRGLQAGPCHFIGLSVGANIGMQLAKEHRELIKSLVLINANADAERSKWRLGWQSLLIKLFGVKLIVNRLMKQLFSARFLVDELRSEEVQHLKSEIIKSKRRPVELLRAYMNRSSLQPLLGELDMPTLIIAGERDLITPSDQSKNIKLKIPQARLAVIKEAGHCAPVEESWQVVNTMEVFLNGVH; this is translated from the coding sequence ATGCCTTACCTGGACATTAACAATACACGAGTCTATTATGAAGAATATGGGATTGGGCCAGATACTCTGTTGTTCTGTCATGGTATCTTTTTAAGTTCTATGGTTTTTAAAGCCCAAATGGACTACTTCAAGGCAAGGTATAGATGCATTGTCCTGGATCTACGAGGACAAGGACAAAGTGATGCGGTGGAGGAGGCTTTTGAACTAGAGCAATTGGTTTTGGATGTTGCGGAATTTATTAGAGGGTTACAAGCAGGTCCCTGCCATTTCATTGGCCTTTCGGTAGGAGCCAATATCGGCATGCAATTGGCCAAAGAGCATCGCGAATTGATTAAATCATTGGTGTTGATCAATGCCAATGCTGATGCAGAAAGAAGCAAATGGCGTTTAGGTTGGCAAAGTCTTTTGATCAAGCTTTTTGGTGTCAAACTAATAGTCAATCGTCTGATGAAGCAGCTTTTTTCAGCTCGCTTTCTTGTGGATGAATTGAGGAGCGAAGAGGTTCAGCATTTGAAGTCGGAAATCATAAAGTCGAAGAGACGGCCTGTTGAATTGCTTCGAGCATATATGAATAGGAGCAGTCTGCAACCTCTTTTGGGAGAGTTGGATATGCCGACTTTGATCATTGCGGGAGAGAGGGATCTAATCACTCCTTCTGATCAATCCAAAAACATTAAGTTGAAAATACCGCAAGCCAGATTGGCTGTGATTAAGGAAGCTGGGCACTGTGCACCGGTAGAGGAATCATGGCAAGTTGTGAATACCATGGAGGTCTTCCTTAATGGTGTTCATTGA
- a CDS encoding patatin-like phospholipase family protein — MAKKTIQHSIFERFIFSFPVQLLVQYFKSHQLLLLPWILTLLFVTNSAGRVMGIPYLFLDPEYMHQVNFWSFFIMGVSFGTMVTAFHITGYILHGGKYRFVGMLQKPFSKFSINNSIIPFSILLIYLSSIVVFQHQYEESSKLKISLFVLAFLLGLVAIISILYGYFKFTNKDIYAFITRKLNTKLKLISLSRINILDRLALKKKRKVYSFLDLNLRFKKTSEILHIPDKKVITKVFDQNHLNSVILVAILLTLILLMGLGVDHQAFQIPAAATVFILFSILTMAVGALAYWAKEWVVTAVIVIYLLMDIFFVSGVILDYHEAFGMNYEGSKATYSIPELQRMNTDSIIAHDKRHMLSILEKWKQKQSDSLPQAVFVCVSGGGSRSALWAFSSLSAIDKKLNQSLTDRTVLMTGASGGMVGASYYRELAYQAKQKRIDSPDDLKYYNNISRDNLNPMIFNMVVNDLFLRNPTFNYEGREYSKDRGYAFERQLNINTNYALDKKLIEYGQLESEGKVPLILFGPTIMNDGRKLYISSHHTAYMNTETHAAIGVQEAVVDAIDFMRFFEDQDAKDIKYTSALRMNASFPYITPSISLPSNPTIKVMDAGVTDNFGLTDAIRFIYAFRDWFEENTSGITIISIRDTKRVQAIKPQAYQTIFDKIANPISSVYNNLANFQDVNNEYKMAYLKEWYEGPVNHFVIEYDMYEDFRVQNELRGISNEDSTKAKRPSLNWHLTAREKQSIMRNIDSDNNQQTIRQLIEHLGYEY; from the coding sequence ATGGCCAAAAAAACCATCCAGCATAGCATTTTCGAACGATTCATTTTTTCCTTCCCTGTCCAGCTGCTGGTCCAATATTTCAAATCTCATCAGCTCCTGCTTTTACCGTGGATTTTGACTCTTCTCTTTGTAACGAATTCAGCGGGTAGAGTCATGGGGATCCCCTACCTGTTTCTTGATCCCGAATATATGCACCAGGTCAATTTTTGGTCCTTTTTCATCATGGGAGTTTCTTTTGGCACTATGGTGACTGCCTTTCATATCACTGGCTACATTCTACACGGAGGTAAATACAGATTTGTTGGTATGCTACAGAAACCCTTTAGTAAGTTTTCCATCAACAACAGTATTATACCGTTTTCCATCTTATTGATCTACCTCAGCTCAATCGTCGTATTCCAGCACCAATACGAAGAAAGTTCCAAGCTGAAGATTTCCCTTTTCGTTTTGGCCTTCCTATTAGGTCTTGTGGCAATTATTTCCATACTATATGGATATTTCAAATTTACAAACAAGGACATTTACGCCTTTATCACCAGAAAACTAAACACCAAACTCAAACTTATCAGCCTAAGTAGAATTAACATTCTGGACCGATTGGCACTTAAGAAAAAACGTAAAGTCTACTCCTTTCTAGACCTCAATTTACGCTTCAAAAAAACAAGTGAAATCCTTCACATCCCTGACAAAAAAGTCATTACTAAAGTATTTGACCAAAACCATTTGAACTCTGTGATTCTGGTAGCCATTTTGCTGACCCTCATTTTGCTGATGGGTCTGGGTGTGGATCATCAAGCCTTCCAAATCCCTGCGGCTGCCACTGTCTTTATTCTTTTTTCCATTCTGACCATGGCCGTTGGTGCGCTGGCTTATTGGGCCAAAGAATGGGTTGTCACTGCGGTAATTGTGATCTATTTGTTGATGGATATCTTCTTTGTGTCTGGTGTCATTCTTGACTATCATGAGGCATTTGGGATGAATTATGAGGGCAGCAAAGCCACCTACTCCATTCCTGAATTGCAACGCATGAATACTGACAGCATCATCGCTCATGACAAACGACACATGCTGTCCATTTTAGAAAAGTGGAAACAAAAACAGAGTGACAGCTTGCCCCAAGCGGTATTTGTATGTGTAAGTGGCGGTGGATCCAGATCGGCACTTTGGGCCTTCTCCTCACTATCGGCCATCGACAAAAAACTAAACCAATCTTTAACCGATCGAACGGTGCTAATGACAGGTGCCTCTGGAGGCATGGTGGGTGCCTCATACTATAGAGAATTGGCCTATCAGGCAAAGCAGAAAAGAATTGATAGCCCAGACGATCTAAAATATTACAACAACATATCCAGAGACAACCTCAACCCCATGATTTTCAATATGGTTGTCAATGATCTTTTCTTGCGAAACCCAACTTTTAACTATGAAGGGCGCGAATACTCCAAGGATAGAGGCTATGCATTTGAGAGGCAACTGAACATCAATACTAACTACGCTCTGGACAAAAAACTCATTGAGTATGGTCAACTGGAAAGCGAAGGTAAAGTCCCGCTCATACTCTTTGGCCCCACGATCATGAATGATGGGCGCAAGCTATACATCTCCTCTCATCATACGGCATATATGAATACTGAGACGCACGCAGCTATTGGAGTACAAGAAGCGGTAGTAGATGCCATTGACTTTATGCGATTCTTCGAAGATCAGGATGCAAAAGATATTAAATACACTTCTGCACTAAGAATGAACGCCTCGTTCCCTTATATCACACCCAGCATCTCACTACCCAGCAATCCGACCATCAAAGTCATGGATGCAGGTGTCACAGATAATTTTGGATTGACAGATGCCATTCGCTTCATTTATGCCTTCAGAGATTGGTTTGAAGAAAACACCTCAGGAATCACCATCATATCCATCCGTGACACCAAAAGAGTACAAGCGATCAAACCACAGGCCTATCAAACGATATTTGACAAAATTGCCAACCCAATCAGTAGCGTCTATAACAATCTGGCCAATTTTCAGGATGTCAACAATGAATACAAAATGGCCTACCTAAAAGAGTGGTATGAAGGCCCAGTCAATCATTTCGTGATTGAATATGACATGTATGAAGACTTCAGGGTCCAAAATGAATTGAGAGGGATATCCAATGAGGACAGCACCAAAGCCAAACGCCCCTCACTCAATTGGCACTTAACAGCCCGAGAAAAACAATCTATTATGAGAAACATTGATTCAGACAACAATCAACAAACAATTCGTCAATTGATTGAGCATCTAGGCTATGAATACTAA
- a CDS encoding acyl-[acyl-carrier-protein] thioesterase, giving the protein MPESDYYWDVIVRSNDCSNQKKIKFPVLLDYLQEAAWHNATQLGFSTLDLMKNDITWVMNRMQVHVHQLPLHNSALKIETWPASMNKYYTKRDFKVYVDEELIVESASNWLVMDMATRRLIAIPDYIKDAGFVVDRGNLSEIDGKVTYDETMTERESDIQVSWFDLDINDHVNNTKIYQWVLEGLGSDFLNANEIRYIDILFKHEIKKDDVLKSMCYWHEETGRWKHALMNAKTKQLHALAESEFIEM; this is encoded by the coding sequence ATGCCCGAATCAGATTATTATTGGGATGTAATCGTAAGATCTAATGATTGCTCCAACCAAAAGAAAATCAAGTTTCCAGTTTTGTTGGACTACTTGCAGGAAGCCGCCTGGCACAATGCTACCCAGCTAGGGTTCTCAACCCTGGATCTAATGAAGAATGACATTACTTGGGTGATGAATCGTATGCAGGTGCATGTTCATCAACTTCCCTTACATAATTCAGCTCTTAAGATAGAGACCTGGCCAGCCTCTATGAACAAGTATTATACAAAAAGAGACTTTAAAGTGTATGTAGACGAGGAACTGATAGTCGAGTCTGCTTCCAACTGGCTGGTGATGGACATGGCAACCCGGCGATTGATTGCCATTCCTGATTATATCAAAGATGCTGGTTTTGTAGTAGATAGAGGCAATCTGTCAGAAATCGATGGGAAAGTGACCTACGATGAAACCATGACGGAGAGAGAGTCGGATATTCAGGTGAGCTGGTTTGATCTGGATATTAACGATCATGTGAACAATACCAAGATCTATCAATGGGTCCTTGAGGGATTGGGGTCAGATTTTTTGAATGCCAATGAAATCAGATACATTGATATTTTGTTCAAACATGAAATCAAAAAGGATGATGTCCTTAAGTCGATGTGCTATTGGCATGAAGAAACAGGACGATGGAAACATGCCCTGATGAATGCGAAAACCAAACAATTGCATGCGCTTGCAGAATCTGAATTTATAGAAATGTAA